A window of Hordeum vulgare subsp. vulgare chromosome 5H, MorexV3_pseudomolecules_assembly, whole genome shotgun sequence genomic DNA:
CACTTACAGTGGAGCTTTTGCGCAAAACTAGATTTAGTCCACACATTTTCCAGTACGGTTGGTCCTAATATATGGCAGTCCGCGTTTGGCGTTCATTATGGGGATGTTGGCCCTCGTGATTTCTACTCCATGCAAATCAGATCATCTAGCAAGAACTCATCGGTTGTTCTACTAACCTTCGCATTCGATCATGGCATGTTTGTTGTTGACACGGTTAACGGCACTGTCAAAGGTTTGCGCTGGTTACCCGAGGATGGTCAGATGAGGCAAGCATTTCCCTTGACCGAGCGTTGGCCACCGACCTTCCGTGATTGAAGCAATTGCTACTGTTTGATCACCGGAAACAATGGTTTTACTATGTGTTTTGTATGCGATGGGTACAGTGTGTCCACGTATTTGTTATTTCCCATTACCCTTTGTTGTAATCCGTCATTTGTAACCGATGAACAGTTGATGAATCTTGTTATATAACAAGATGTATATCCGGATGGACGCATTCTAAAGTTGTTTATTTCTATAAACACGAGAAATAGTGATGAATTGAGTCGCGTTGACTTCTATAAAAATGAAAACTGATGTAGCTTTCAAATAAATTCTTATAACGCTTTTACTCTCTAATACACAAAAACGCTAGTATTCTTATCCGGATTGCTATGGACGTTCAAAAACCGTCCAGGGAGCCGTGAAGGAACGCACTAAAAGTTTCTGATAAAAACGCCCGGTTGTACACAATTTTATTGGTAATAGAACTTCGTCACCAGCTTACGAGCTCAATTCACATATAGAAAAAACACCAACCAATAAAATGAATATATTTCTGCAAGGTATTAATCTGGACCTGCGTGGCCGTCTTGTAAAACAACCATATGGGGCGGGTTACGTTTTATGTTGGTTCTTACCAAGTATCTTGCTTAGTTCCTTCGTACCAAGCCCACCAGCTCCTTTCGCTCATATAACAAGCACTAGCAGGGTCCTATAGGATGTGTGAGTTATTTCATAACAGATCGCTTGATGAGCTCCTCCGTACCAAGCCCACGGTTGACTTGCATTCACACGACCGATTTATAAAGTTCTTCGAGCGATATACTCAAGAGCGAGCGATTCCATCCGGATTCTCGATTTATAAGGTTGTTCGGCTATATATGCAAGAGCACAATATGGGTCCGGTTGAGGTATATGTTATTTCATAACAGTATCCCCGTTTTGAGAAGTGCATGGTGTCAATCCGGGTTACGGTGCATGGTATTGTGAGCGAGTGATTGCAACGCGGTCGAGTAACCACGTCCGTGTTCTCGATTCATAAAGTTCTTCAGCTATACATGCAATAGCACCAGATGGGCCCGACTAAAGTTTTATGTCATTTCATACAGGTCTCCTGATGAGCTCCTTCGTACCAATCCCACGGATGGGTCGGATTACAGTGCATGGTGTCGATCCGGCTTATAGTGCATGGTATTTGTCGTGTTGTTATAATTACAATTGTGAGGATGGAACCGTGCGTTATAACAACTCGCCGAACTAACAACGAAACGGGCAAGGGATAGAATACGTAATACGTAATGCGATACACACACATGGACAATAAACCACTAACATTGCCGGTGAGTAATTGCATCCGCATTCCCGATTTATAAAGTTCTTCGGACATATATGCAAGAGCACCAGCATGGTCCTACTGGATGTGTAAGTTATTCGATAACAGAACACTTGATGAGCTCCTTCGTACCAAGTCCGCTAGTGACTTGCATCCACGCGATCGATCTCTAAAGTTCTTCAGCCATGTGCTCAAGAGCACCAGATGGGTCGGATTAAAGTGCACGTTGATAATCCGGATTACATTGCACGGTATTTGCCGTGTTGTTATAATTACACACATGTGGATGGTACCACACATTATAACAACTCACCGAGCTAACAACAAAACGGACAAAAAAGATACAATATGTAGTGTGGTACACACATATGCGACATCAAAACGTGATCAATAAACCACTAACATTGTGAGCGAGTAATTGCATACGGATCCTCGATTTATAAAGTTCTTTGGCCATATATGCAAGAGCACCATATGGGTCCGATTAATGTACGTGTTATTTCATAACGGTATCCCTGTTTTGAGATGTTCTTCAGCTATGTGTGCAAGAGCACCCCGTGAGACGGCTTAGAGGTTTCATTTGGTATTCGTCGTATTGTTGTAATTACACTCATGTGGATGGTGCCGCATGTTATAACAACTCATCGAACTAACAACAAGACGGGCAAAGGATAAAATATGTAATGTGACGGATGCAACATCGAAACATTATCAATAAATCACTAACATCGCGAGCGAGTAACCGCGTCCGTATTCTCGATCCATAAAGTTCTTCAGCTATACATGCAATAGCACCAGGTGGGCCCGACTAAAGTTTTATGTCATTTCATACATGTCGCCTGATGAGCTCCTTCGTACCAAGCCCGCGGGTGGCTTGCTTCACGCGTCCGATTTCTAAAGTTCTTTAGCAATATACTCGAGAGCGAGTGATCGCATCCGGATTCTCGATATGTAAAGTTCTTCTGCTATATATGCAAGAGCACCATATGGGTCCGATTAAGGTATATGTTATTTCATAACAGTATCCCCGTTTTGAAAAGTTCTTGATCTATATGTGCAATAGCACCCCGTGAGGTGGCTTAGAGATCTGATTGGTTATTCCTCGTACTGTTATAATTACACTCGTGGGGATGGGCAAAGGATAAAATATGTAATGTGACAGATGAGCTCCTTTGTATTGCCCGACTAAAGGTTTATGTCCATTCATACAGGTCGCTTGATGAGCTCCTTCGTACCAAGTCCGTGAGTGACTTGCATCCACGCGATGGATTTCTAAAGTTCTTCAGCCATGTACTCAACAGCACCAGATGGGTCGGATTAAAGTGCCCGTTCATAATCCGGATTACATTGCACGGTATTTGCCGTGTTGTTATAATTACACACATGTGGATGGTAGCACACATTATAACAACTCACCGAGCTAACAAAAAAAACGGACAAAAAAGATACAATATGTAGTGTGATACACACATATGCGACATCAAAACGTGATCAATAAACCACTAACATTGTGAGCGAGTGATTGCATCCGGATCCTCGATTTATAAGTTCTTCAGCTATATATGCAAGAGCACCATATGGGTCCGATTAAGGTATGGTTATTTCATAACAGTATCCCTGTTTTGAGAAGTTCTTCAGCTATGTGTGCAAGAGCACCCGGTGAGACGGCTTAGAGGTTTCATTTGGTATTCGTCGTATTGTTGTAATTACACTCGTGTGGATGGTGTCGCATGTTATAACAACTCACCGAACCAACAACAAGACGGGCAAAGGATAAAATATGTAATGTGACGGATGCAACATCGAAACATTATCAATAAATCACTAACATCGCGAGCGAGTAACGACGTACGTGTTCTCGATTCATAAAGTTCTTCAGCTATACATGCAATAGCACCAGATGGGCCCGACTAGAGTTTTATGTCATTTCATACATGTCGCCTGATGAGCTCTTTCGTACCAAGCCCGCGGGTGGCTTGCATTCACGTGTCCGATTTCTAAAGTTCTTTAGCAATATACTCGTGAGCGAGTGATCGCATCCGGATCCTCGATATGTAAAGTTCTTCGGCTATATATGCAAGAGCACTATATGGGTCCGATTAAGGTATGTGTTATTTCATAACAGTATCCCTGTTTTGAAAAGTTCTTCATCTATATGTGGAAGAGCACCCCGTGAGATGGCTTAgagatttcatttggtattcgtCGTGTTGTTGTAATTACACTCGTGTGGATGGTGCCGCATGTTATAACAACTCATCGAACTAACAACAAGACGGGCAAAGAATAAAATATGTAATGTGACAGATACAACATCGAAACATTATCAATAAAATCACTAAAAATCGCGAGCGACTAACCGCGTCCGTGTTCTCGATCCATAAAGTTCTTCAGCTATACATGCAATAGCACCAGATGGGCCCGACTAAAGTTTTATGTCATTTCATACATGTCGCCTCATGAGCTCCTTCGTACGAAGCCCACGGGTGGCTTGCATTCACGCGACCGATTTATAAAGTTCTTTAGCAATATACTAGAGAGCGAGCGATCGCATCCGGATCCTCGATTTATAAAGTTCTTCGGCTATATATGCAAGAGCACCATATGGGTCCAATTAAAGTATGGTTATTTCGTAACAGTATCCCTGTTTTTGAGAAGTTCTTCAGCTATGTGTGCAAGAGCACCCCGTGAGACGGCTTAgagatttcatttggtattcatCGTATTTTTGTAATTACACTCGTGTGGATGGTGCCGCATGTTATAACAACTCATCGAACTAACAACAAGACGGGAAAATGATAAAATATGTAATGTGACAGATGCAACATCGAAACATTATCAATAAATCACTAACATCGCAAGCGAGTAACCGCGTCCCTGTTCTGGATCCATAAAGTTCTTCAGATATACATGCAATAGCACCAGACGGGCCCGACTAGAGTTTTATGTCATTTCATACATGTCGCTTGATGAGCTCCTTCGTACCAAGCCCGCGGGTGACTTGCATTCACGCGTCCGATTTCTAAAGTTCTTTAGCAATATACTCGAGAGCGAGTGATCGCATCCGGATTCTCGATATGTAAAGTTCTTCGGCTATTTATGCAAGAGCATCATATGGGTCCGATTAAGGTATATGTTATTTCGTAACAGTATCCCCGTTTTGAAAAGTTCTTCATCTATATGTGCAATAGCACCCCGTGAGGCGGCTTAGATATCTGATTGGTTATTCGTCGTATTGTTATAATTACACTCGTGTGGATGGTGTCGCATGTTATAACAACTCATCGAACTAACAACAAGACAGGCAAAGGATAAAATATGTAATGTGACAGATTCAACATCGAAACATTATCAATAAAATCAGTAAAAATCGCGAGCGAGTAACCGCGTCTGTGTTCTCGATTCATAAAGTTCTTCAGCTAGACATGCAATAGCACCAGATGGGCCCGACTAAAggtttatgtcatttcatagaggtcgcttgatgagctccttcataccAAGTCCGTGGGTGACTTGCATGCACACGGCCGATTTTTAAATTCTTTAGCAATATACTAAAGATCACCGCATGGGTCGGATTACAATGCATGGTGTTAATCCGGGTTACAGTGCATGGTATTTGTCGTGTTGTTATGATTACCCTCGTGAGGATAGTACCTCACGTTATAACAACTAACATTGCCATTGAGTAATCGCATCGTCATTCCCAATTTATAAAGTTCTTCGGACATATATGCAAGAGCACCAGCAGGGTCCTACTGGATGTGTAAGTTATTCCATAACAGAACGCTTGATGAGCTCCTTCGTAATGTGCATGTTGATAGTCCGGATTACAGTGCATggtatttgcaaaaaaaaattataattACATTCGCGTGGATGATACCATACATTATGACAGCTCAATAAATCACTAACATTGTGAGCGAGTAATTGCATTTGTGGTCTTGATTTATAAAGTTCTTCGGCTACATGTGCAAGAGCACCAGATGGGTCCGACTAAAGGTGTATGTTATTCCATATAGGTCGCCTGATGATCTCCTTCGTACCAAGCTGGATGATCTCTCTAATAAATTCGGAGGCTGATTCTTATTAGCCGTCGGATTATATATTAAGATAGTAAAATTAATTTGATCGCTACTAGACGTAATGCGGTATTAATGTTACTAttattatttgaaaaaataagatttttttatgCGGCTAAACTGGAATCGACGTTACGCGCATGGGATTCATTAGTCGGCCTTCCGCATAAGCTGGCGTACGATTGGGAAATATTCTGTAACTCATCTATCGTGCGTTGAAAGTGGACCTGCTGTTTTTTCTCACGAAGGGTCCACAGAGAAACATTCGCtcgttcccctctccttcctcGTTCCCATCTCAGATCTCAATCCATTTGGCCGAGAATAATGGAGGACGATGCGCAGATAAAGTCAATTCATCATGAATTATCCCAAGTATTTTCCACATCATCTGTTCAATCCTCCCTGCACGGAGATCCCATCTCTGTTCAATCCTCTTTGCGCGGAGGTGCCGGAGCTGCCTCTGGTTCAGCCTCCGTTTTGTTATAGTATATTCACTGGTTGAACATGATTCTATTCCCAGATCTCCCTGAGTCAACTTTGTTTACCTGGCAGCAGATCTCGCGTACTAGGGATGGTAGCAACATGCACCAAAATATAACATTCAGATCTGTCAGGCAACTCGCTCTTGAACACTAGGATGTGTATTAATATATTATCCCAGATCCGTTGATACTAATACGTATTGGTAGTGGTGATAAACCAGTTACAATGTATATTATTTGCCACTGAGCTATACAGTAAAATCCGGGTTATTTATTCTATACTGATGTAGATTATGAATACCAATGAGCACAAGGTTAGGTTGGCCTCAAAGGTATACATTTCGCTGCTTCTGAACTTATGACGGTACAAAGACCAGATTTTTAAACAGTTGATATCACCAGTTTTGCAAGGGATGTATTTAGTTTATTGTACAGGTTGCATTTTGTTAGATACACTACATTTTCACCATTCTAATTCAATGATGATTTGTATTTGGACTGAAGGGGGATAGGTGCCGTGTTTGCAAGCATGAAATTGCTGTCTGTCGTGATGCACAAGGTCCACCGTGTCATGTAGGGATACCGATCACAAGGTTATATCGCTCGAAGATGGTAAGCTGTGAAAAGGTTCACAAAACATTTTCATTTTGTCACCTTAGTTAGATCAAGCCATGACGTCATTCTAACTTTATTCCTTGCAATGACACTTTACAGTTTGTTTCATGCGCTATCCGGCATATCTTTGAAGAAGACATCCATCGTATTGAACCAGATGTGATGCAAGGAGACATCAATAGTTGGACTGCTTACTTTTTTACTTTTGAGAGGCTGCAGTATGAGGTTACATTTCAGTATGATGATTTGGCTACAAAGATCGTGGGTGAGGGATGGCAGCAGCTTCTAGATGATTATGTTGTGTGTCCAGGCGATATGATGTATATCTACATGAGTAACGGAGGCTACAACCTCTCAGTCGACATAAAGAGGGATGGCGTCCAACAGATACCGCTCAGTTATGTTGGAATGTTGTTTCATTTTGTATTATCATGCTTTTACACGACGATCTTTAACATGGTTTTTCTAGTTCTATCGTGTGTTAATCTTAACTCAATATACATCTGGCCTGAACGAGATTATCTGATGCGGACATTCTTCTGTTTTTTTCATAGTATTCTATCCTTGAAACTAGCTGAAAGACCAAAAGATACGACAAATATTAAGGCTCTTGCTATACACCTTTAACAGAACCTGGATTTAACTATAGATAAATTGTTTTTACATTGCATTCTGTGTTGAAAGTTAGTTTTTTTGTACTATTATCTTATTAGTAGTTACATGTTCCATGAGAATTACAACGTATTAGGCAAACAATTCTCTCTAGTTAAAAGACTTTCCTTTTAATGATCAAAATTCAaaacaaagatgttccactacaaatTATGCTTCAAATTTAATTTGTATATTTTTTGTGTTTTACTCTCATTGTCTAAAAACCTGTTCTTTTTTTATACGTGTGGTATGAAGCCATGCGTGGTCTCAACCGTAGGAAGAAAaagatcatcaataaatgcatcatcacgaGGGGGATAGAGCTGGAATATTCTGAGATGGAAAAGATGATCAGAAATGCGTTTGGACCAACAAAGTCTTCGTGATGCGTCCTAGTGCACAGGATTAGCAAATGCGACGTTTCATCTGGCTACATGGTTAGTGTTTTAAATACGTGAACTGAATGCACAGTATAAGGGTATTACTGAAATGTGTGCTGGAGATAATTTACATCATATTAACCTTTTACCTTCTGCTTTTTAATACCTATTGTTTGCAGAGAATCCCAAAAAAAGTGGTGCAACGTATTGAGAAGAAAACGGGAATTCTTGAGGAAGAAGGACAGCTTATGCTTTTCCATGATGTTGATGCATATGTTGATGCTAGATACAAGAAGCTTACGGATGAGAGGCTCGTTCTACAGGGAGGTTTCAGGACTTATGCACATTTTCTTGGTTTGAAGGTTGACGATTTGGTATCAAATTTTTTCGAGAAGGTTGAAGACCCTGCAGCGATAAAAGTGTGGTTCACCGTCATATCTTAGACGACTTGCTGGGAACTTAATGTAATATTGAAATTAGATTGAGAGAGATGAATTTGGACCTTCTAGTGTTTTGCGTATGGCAGACGTGTTAGCTGCATTTCCTAAACAATATCTATACATAACCTTTAAATATCTTGTTGGGGATGCAAAATTAAAAGAATGTTGAATTGACGTGTTTTGAGTATGGCAGTCCTGATTGTTGACCCTTGATTCATCCTCATTCAATGTTATGGATGCCCTCCTAAAGATCGGTAACGTTAGATATATCGATATGGATGCCCGTGTCATTTTGGTAACACTATATATACTAAAGTGCCCTAAGGGATAAAATCTATACTGTGATCATATGTTGTTATGTATATTAAAGTGCCCTAAAGGATACGCACGGCCTCAGCAGCAAAACAATAATGCAAAATCGCAGAAAATGCGCTAGTACCGCTGAATTAAATTTTGCACACCagccccatccccatccccaGCCACACGAGCCCCCCTCACCAACCTCACGCCATAGCCACAAAATCCACTCCTCCTCCTGTCCTCCTCACCAACCGCAAACCCTAACTACAGCCTCCATCCTTTCTGAAGGATGGCATCGTCTTCCTCGTCAACGGGAGCACGCTCCTCGCGCCATGGTGGACATGCTGACTATTCCCCCAACCCCTCTCCGATTCCTTATCGTGAGCAGCCTCTAGCGTACGAGCCAACTGAGGGTTGCTGGTGTGCTTGCAAACACAAAGGTGCAAGATGGATGGAGCAACAACAATCCTGGGCATAGGTATCTTAAGTGCCAGAGGTCTCGGGTAAGAGTTCATTTTCAACCCATCCCTTCTTCGTTCTAGATGGATCTTATCCCCCTCATGCATCTGTCAAATGGTCTTCACTAGGTTGGAGGTTGCGACTGGTTTAAATCGTTTGATGACCCCACCACGCCGTTTCTTCGGCAACTTTTGGTCGATCTGCGAGACGCGGTGAACAACTTTAGGAGGAAGAACACTCGGCTCAGGGGAGTCAATGCAGACCTGGAACAGGGGATTGAGGAACAGAGCATCCAAATGCATGCATTGCGGAGTTTGTTGCGCAAGATGACAGAAGGAAATATGGCTGTCCAAGAACAAATGGGGCACGCTGAACAAATGGTCAAGGAGAAGAACAATAGACAGCATA
This region includes:
- the LOC123398431 gene encoding uncharacterized protein LOC123398431, whose translation is MEDDAQIKSIHHELSQGDRCRVCKHEIAVCRDAQGPPCHVGIPITRLYRSKMFVSCAIRHIFEEDIHRIEPDVMQGDINSWTAYFFTFERLQYEVTFQYDDLATKIVGEGWQQLLDDYVVCPGDMMYIYMSNGGYNLSVDIKRDGVQQIPLSYVGMLFHFVLSCFYTTIFNMVFLVLSCVNLNSIYIWPERDYLMRTFFCFFHSILSLKLAERPKDTTNIKALAIHL